The Oryza brachyantha chromosome 7, ObraRS2, whole genome shotgun sequence genomic interval TCGGGCTGCACTACGAGATGCTGCCCCCGGGTGCGCCCAAGGAGGGCTTCTTCGTCTACCATGGCAGGGAGGTCCACTGCGTGATGACGCCGGATTGCTGCAAAatggaggacggcgacgagatCACCTTCGTTCCGATCAGCAAGCCGAGCGCCTTCGTCACCCTAACCATGAAGCGCACCGGCACCAACGACGTCGACGAccatggcagcagcagcgccgtcACCCGCACGATGCGCAGGACCGACGCTCTGCAAGGCCTGGTCGATTTCTACTTCGACATGGTGCCCACCGACGAGGAGCACGGCGCCGAATGGGACGTCGTGTACTGCGGCAAGCAGATCGACGGCGAGAAGACGCCCGCGGACTACGAGATGGAGGACGGCGACCAGCTCCGCCTTGTTCCGGCGAGCAAGCGGAGCGCGTTCGTGACCATCACGTTGGCAGGCGTGGAGAGGGCCACGCATACGTTCACCATACGAAGGACTGACAAACTGCAGGGCTTGGTGGATCTGTGGTCAAGAATGGCGCCGAGAAGATACCAACACGGATTTATCCTCCTGTTCGACGGCCGTCGTGTCTCCGGCTCGCGAACTCCGGACAATCTCGAGCTGGAAGACGGGGACACGATCGACGTTGTAGCCGTGCAAGTCGGATGATCTCAAGCTGGAGGATGGGGTAAGGCTCCGTTTTGTTCATGGGATATCTATGGATAGAACTTGTCaaagttattatttttttgcattagTGTTTGGTTAAGAAGCAACTTATTTTACATCTCATTAGTGTTTTGAGATTAGTCTAATTAGAGACCGATAAGGTATGGCCTTTAAGACCAAAGTTTTATGTCGCAACTTCATTGTGTTTATGTTTTAATCGAATTAGtggttataaaaataatgctggCTACCTGTGTGAGTTTGCGAGTGGATCGGAGTGTTTCAACCATCACTAATCGAACTCATTGCTGATTTGCTTGCAAAGTACTGCCTCCAGACTCTATTTTTAACGATCAGTCTAGAGTTTGGGATGGATATAGCATATGCAAGCAGATATAATTTACGATTTTGCTATGCAATCACTCGATATATTTTAGGGAAACGTAGAACAAATTTTCGATCTTCATATCTGCTCCAGAATTTAATATGTGCTTCGTCTCCGGTTGAGCCTCAAACTTTGGCAAGTACTTTGGACAAGGAAGAGTTTTGGTGTTTggtctcgtcgtcgtcatcctgCGTCGCCCGATCCCTAGCTGGCGTTCCTGACTAACTACCTCGACTTCCTCAACGCTATCAAGAGCGGCGTTCCTCTGCCttgtgacggcggcggcggcggggaagtAGTTCACATCGATGGACGTCTCGCTGtagccgccggcgaggacgcgCGGCTCGTGTGCAATCTCGTCGTCCCGGGTAGCGGCGTCGGGGTGATCGGGGGAACGAGCACGAACTCGTCGGTGTCTGTCTCCTCTGCGCTCCTCTGCTCGACGACCAGTAAACTCCGCATCACCATTGCTGTCGTGGAGATCAACAGACGACGATCCGACTGTGTGACGCCAAAAGATTTTCTCGtagtcttattaaattttttttataattaataattttattattattagatgataaaatacgAATAgcttaactaatttttttaaaaaaattaaataatacgaatggtGAAATGCTGAATAAAGTCATTTGGTATACTATTACGAGGCCAGCCACACAATTATGGACTCGATTCTTTGGGTTTTCATAGACGAGCCAACTTTGAGGCCCAGCCCACACGGTAGGCCCAACCCAAAACAAGGCCTGTATCAACGAGCCTGGTTCCATGGAGTACATACGTGCATGAGTTCAGACCAGGATTTGCAGTAAACGCGGTAATCGGTGAGAaaccatataaaatatattaaaaagaataaattactttgcattaaaatttgtaaaactATATGTACTTTGAACatattatcataaaactatagttAAGTTTGTATATCACGAACCCACATTTAGCATCAAATTCCTCGGAACACGGTAGATTTAAGGTGCTATTATACAAATCTACGTATTTAGTGATTAAACTATGGAAGAACTATatgttttagatttttccaGTTATCATTTTTATGCCTTAATTATCAAAGATATacttttgttataaaattaatgctatatatagttttaggatacaattgcataaatatgtagttttgtaaaGAAAAATGGTGTTATCTCTATAGTATTGCAACACACACCCTTAATTCCATATTTTTACGATAATCTGATCCAAAATAATGTAGTTTTGAGAAATATACtcactatattttaatatttgtttacATTTATTCTGGAGATTTTGGAAACCCTAATCCAGAGTCCAAGCAACCCCAATACGTGTCTCATCTGGTACACCGGCATGGGCCATAATTTGCCCATAACTGCAAGATGCCAAGCTCCCTCTACCGGTAAAATCCATCAACCACAACTGTGCGAgctggaataattaactttttgccactcgtACAAATgacattaatatatttatcactgGGCCCATATATCATAGGCACATGAGAGATCACATGTCATAGATAGCggataacaaatatattatgtgtcattt includes:
- the LOC121055020 gene encoding uncharacterized protein LOC121055020 — translated: MGKRSRERLSGMSMATTAGAEASCPWPPEADPGPSKLITLRVKDSEGVRITRTMRRTDALRDLIGFYRAMALPGDMAFVDAGGVFMHYGTVVAGDKTPADYGMEDSDEVAFFPDRVSTVPITLTVKDGKGRRVTRTMHRFNVLNILFGLHYEMLPPGAPKEGFFVYHGREVHCVMTPDCCKMEDGDEITFVPISKPSAFVTLTMKRTGTNDVDDHGSSSAVTRTMRRTDALQGLVDFYFDMVPTDEEHGAEWDVVYCGKQIDGEKTPADYEMEDGDQLRLVPASKRSAFVTITLAGVERATHTFTIRRTDKLQGLVDLWSRMAPRRYQHGFILLFDGRRVSGSRTPDNLELEDGDTIDVVAVQVG